In Coturnix japonica isolate 7356 chromosome 9, Coturnix japonica 2.1, whole genome shotgun sequence, a single window of DNA contains:
- the LEKR1 gene encoding leucine-, glutamate- and lysine-rich protein 1 isoform X1 codes for MFQDGRMRVTRAGRSLRRSLGTTFGRKGSQKGMGSCPVLMSRDQTVCKYCGVSYLILHEFKVMEEKIKAMEKEIKFYEGSIEREKGLQEELQSLYQDLERCRADGESKTERITSLTMELKNKQDELKNVKEDLRYFQEEKEAAHKQSQVLRSTLEHHCSTLSRAVCLFPFIRRELESIKEVVSSNLESWAALKEDIFQQIRTVSKEALTEIPKLNQKLAKSQRENECLQEKVKHLTLVADTVELKNQQLQTSLQQVSELQSRCHELQKETLDLTNQVETAEHKLQKVTAEMDHYRKLLMVKSAELDVCQSELKKMKNENGISESRLAKELKEKEESLLICQQVCKRLQEEVAEKERREGDLRRRASQSESELETLKALLTQTEEEVVMLKQERELMLISHQNRTEQLQETLRQKMRNEDNWREKVEIDLAKGEARHKEAILKVKEEARVELDTERQKQQELITKYQRDHEELQKKIPELISSATDSLRMEAEILEKKLQDVQTKLAKKDEEKEKEIQSLKRLITELEFQLKVEQNNNKSLLDNMRKEIKHKSDELEELAQERTRLMHSLSQVQEENTLLQETVRRECEERYELTAALTQAREQVLQLRKLSGNLPLSPRSPAQGSVTSLRADYGHGSRPGRGRAVHPSGHVGVPRAVQAPAVRPCSVTLPALRGRDTTGRRRQRSQL; via the exons aTGTCTCGGGATCAGACGGTGTGTAAATACTGCGGCGTCAGCTATTTGATACTTCATGAATTTAAggtgatggaagaaaaaataaaagcaatggaaaaggAGATCAAGTTTTATGAGGGAAGTATAGAACGGGAAAAAGGACTTCAGGAAGAATTGCAGTCTCTCTACCAAGACCTTGAACGCTGCCGAGCTGATGGGGAATCTAAAACAGAAAG aATAACAAGTCTAACAATggagttaaaaaacaaacaagatgaaCTAAAAAACGTGAAAGAAGATTTGCGGtatttccaggaagaaaaggaagctgcCCATAAGCAATCCCAGGTGCTCAG AAGTACATTGGAACACCATTGCTCAACTCTGAGCAGGGCTGTCTGTCTGTTTCCTTTCATCAGAAGAGAACTAGAAAGTATTAAAGAAGTTGTGTCCAGTAACCTAGAGAGCTGGGCTGCCCtgaaagaagacatttttcaaCAAATAAGAACTGTTAGCAAAGAAGCTTTGACAG aaataCCCAAACTGAATCAAAAGTTAGCAAAATCCCAGAGGGAAAATGAGTGCCTTCAGGAAAAGGTAAAACATCTGACTCTGGTGGCTGATACAGTTGAGCTGAAAAATCAACAGCTTCAAACTTCTCTTCAGCAAGTGAGTGAGCTACAAAGCAGATGCCATGAGCTACAGAAGGAAACATTAG ATTTAACTAATCAAGTAGAGACCGCTGAACACAAGCTGCAGAAGGTAACAGCTGAGATGGATCACTACAGGAAGCTGCTAAT gGTGAAGTCAGCAGAACTTGACGTGTGTCaaagtgaactgaaaaaaatgaaaaatgagaatggAATTTCTGAGTCAAG aCTTGCGAAAGAGctcaaggaaaaggaagaatctCTACTGATTTGCCAGCAAGTTTGCAAACGTTTGCAGGAAGAGGTGGctgagaaggagaggagagaaggagatcTGAGAAGAAGAGCCAGTCAGTCAGAAAGTGAACTGGAAACACTTAAAGCTCTTCTCACACAGACAGAGGAAGAAGTGGTGATGTTGAAGCAAGAAAG GGAGTTAATGCTGATTTCTCatcagaacagaacagaacagctgcaggaaaCATTAAGGCAGAAGATGCGGAATGAAGATAACTGGAGGGAGAAG GTGGAGATTGATCTGGCCAAAGGTGAAGCGCGGCACAAAGAAGCAATTCTCAAAGTCAAAGAAGAAGCCAGAGTAGAACTAGAcactgaaagacaaaagcagcaagaattAATCACAAAATATCAGAGAGATCATGAAGAGCTCCAGAAGAAG ATACCTGAATTAATATCCAGTGCCACCGACAGCTTACGGATGGAGGCAGAAATTCTTGAGAAGAAGCTACAAGATGTTCAAACCAAACTtgcaaagaaagatgaagagaaagaaaaagaaattcagagccTTAAAAGGCTGATTACTGAACTTGAATTTCAGCTGAAGGTGGAACAGAACAATAACAAATCATTACTGGATAAtatgaggaaagaaattaaacacaagTCAGATGAACTGGAAGAATTAGCCCAGGAGAGGACGCGGCTGATGCACAGTTTGAGTCAAGTGCAAGAGGAG aacaCTCTTCTCCAGGAAACGGTGCGCAGAGAGTGCGAGGAACGCTACGAGCTGACCGCGGCTTTGACTCAAGCCAGGGAACAAGTACTGCAACTCAGAAAGCTCAGTGGAAACTTGCCGTTATCGCCGCGTTCCCCGGCTCAGGGCAGCGTAACCTCCCTGCGAGCTGATTACGGACACGGCAGCCGCCCCGGCCGAGGGAGGGCCGTCCATCCCTCCGGGCACGTCGGTGTCCCCCGAGCTGTGCAGGCACCCGCTGTCAGACCCTGCAGTGTCACTTTGCCGGCTCTCAGAGGCCGGGACACCACGGGCAGGAGGCGGCAGCGGAGCCAGCTCTGA
- the LEKR1 gene encoding leucine-, glutamate- and lysine-rich protein 1 isoform X2, producing MQRHGPVHALPDEIRKMSRDQTVCKYCGVSYLILHEFKVMEEKIKAMEKEIKFYEGSIEREKGLQEELQSLYQDLERCRADGESKTERITSLTMELKNKQDELKNVKEDLRYFQEEKEAAHKQSQVLRSTLEHHCSTLSRAVCLFPFIRRELESIKEVVSSNLESWAALKEDIFQQIRTVSKEALTEIPKLNQKLAKSQRENECLQEKVKHLTLVADTVELKNQQLQTSLQQVSELQSRCHELQKETLDLTNQVETAEHKLQKVTAEMDHYRKLLMVKSAELDVCQSELKKMKNENGISESRLAKELKEKEESLLICQQVCKRLQEEVAEKERREGDLRRRASQSESELETLKALLTQTEEEVVMLKQERELMLISHQNRTEQLQETLRQKMRNEDNWREKVEIDLAKGEARHKEAILKVKEEARVELDTERQKQQELITKYQRDHEELQKKIPELISSATDSLRMEAEILEKKLQDVQTKLAKKDEEKEKEIQSLKRLITELEFQLKVEQNNNKSLLDNMRKEIKHKSDELEELAQERTRLMHSLSQVQEENTLLQETVRRECEERYELTAALTQAREQVLQLRKLSGNLPLSPRSPAQGSVTSLRADYGHGSRPGRGRAVHPSGHVGVPRAVQAPAVRPCSVTLPALRGRDTTGRRRQRSQL from the exons aTGTCTCGGGATCAGACGGTGTGTAAATACTGCGGCGTCAGCTATTTGATACTTCATGAATTTAAggtgatggaagaaaaaataaaagcaatggaaaaggAGATCAAGTTTTATGAGGGAAGTATAGAACGGGAAAAAGGACTTCAGGAAGAATTGCAGTCTCTCTACCAAGACCTTGAACGCTGCCGAGCTGATGGGGAATCTAAAACAGAAAG aATAACAAGTCTAACAATggagttaaaaaacaaacaagatgaaCTAAAAAACGTGAAAGAAGATTTGCGGtatttccaggaagaaaaggaagctgcCCATAAGCAATCCCAGGTGCTCAG AAGTACATTGGAACACCATTGCTCAACTCTGAGCAGGGCTGTCTGTCTGTTTCCTTTCATCAGAAGAGAACTAGAAAGTATTAAAGAAGTTGTGTCCAGTAACCTAGAGAGCTGGGCTGCCCtgaaagaagacatttttcaaCAAATAAGAACTGTTAGCAAAGAAGCTTTGACAG aaataCCCAAACTGAATCAAAAGTTAGCAAAATCCCAGAGGGAAAATGAGTGCCTTCAGGAAAAGGTAAAACATCTGACTCTGGTGGCTGATACAGTTGAGCTGAAAAATCAACAGCTTCAAACTTCTCTTCAGCAAGTGAGTGAGCTACAAAGCAGATGCCATGAGCTACAGAAGGAAACATTAG ATTTAACTAATCAAGTAGAGACCGCTGAACACAAGCTGCAGAAGGTAACAGCTGAGATGGATCACTACAGGAAGCTGCTAAT gGTGAAGTCAGCAGAACTTGACGTGTGTCaaagtgaactgaaaaaaatgaaaaatgagaatggAATTTCTGAGTCAAG aCTTGCGAAAGAGctcaaggaaaaggaagaatctCTACTGATTTGCCAGCAAGTTTGCAAACGTTTGCAGGAAGAGGTGGctgagaaggagaggagagaaggagatcTGAGAAGAAGAGCCAGTCAGTCAGAAAGTGAACTGGAAACACTTAAAGCTCTTCTCACACAGACAGAGGAAGAAGTGGTGATGTTGAAGCAAGAAAG GGAGTTAATGCTGATTTCTCatcagaacagaacagaacagctgcaggaaaCATTAAGGCAGAAGATGCGGAATGAAGATAACTGGAGGGAGAAG GTGGAGATTGATCTGGCCAAAGGTGAAGCGCGGCACAAAGAAGCAATTCTCAAAGTCAAAGAAGAAGCCAGAGTAGAACTAGAcactgaaagacaaaagcagcaagaattAATCACAAAATATCAGAGAGATCATGAAGAGCTCCAGAAGAAG ATACCTGAATTAATATCCAGTGCCACCGACAGCTTACGGATGGAGGCAGAAATTCTTGAGAAGAAGCTACAAGATGTTCAAACCAAACTtgcaaagaaagatgaagagaaagaaaaagaaattcagagccTTAAAAGGCTGATTACTGAACTTGAATTTCAGCTGAAGGTGGAACAGAACAATAACAAATCATTACTGGATAAtatgaggaaagaaattaaacacaagTCAGATGAACTGGAAGAATTAGCCCAGGAGAGGACGCGGCTGATGCACAGTTTGAGTCAAGTGCAAGAGGAG aacaCTCTTCTCCAGGAAACGGTGCGCAGAGAGTGCGAGGAACGCTACGAGCTGACCGCGGCTTTGACTCAAGCCAGGGAACAAGTACTGCAACTCAGAAAGCTCAGTGGAAACTTGCCGTTATCGCCGCGTTCCCCGGCTCAGGGCAGCGTAACCTCCCTGCGAGCTGATTACGGACACGGCAGCCGCCCCGGCCGAGGGAGGGCCGTCCATCCCTCCGGGCACGTCGGTGTCCCCCGAGCTGTGCAGGCACCCGCTGTCAGACCCTGCAGTGTCACTTTGCCGGCTCTCAGAGGCCGGGACACCACGGGCAGGAGGCGGCAGCGGAGCCAGCTCTGA
- the LEKR1 gene encoding leucine-, glutamate- and lysine-rich protein 1 isoform X3 produces MSRDQTVCKYCGVSYLILHEFKVMEEKIKAMEKEIKFYEGSIEREKGLQEELQSLYQDLERCRADGESKTERITSLTMELKNKQDELKNVKEDLRYFQEEKEAAHKQSQVLRSTLEHHCSTLSRAVCLFPFIRRELESIKEVVSSNLESWAALKEDIFQQIRTVSKEALTEIPKLNQKLAKSQRENECLQEKVKHLTLVADTVELKNQQLQTSLQQVSELQSRCHELQKETLDLTNQVETAEHKLQKVTAEMDHYRKLLMVKSAELDVCQSELKKMKNENGISESRLAKELKEKEESLLICQQVCKRLQEEVAEKERREGDLRRRASQSESELETLKALLTQTEEEVVMLKQERELMLISHQNRTEQLQETLRQKMRNEDNWREKVEIDLAKGEARHKEAILKVKEEARVELDTERQKQQELITKYQRDHEELQKKIPELISSATDSLRMEAEILEKKLQDVQTKLAKKDEEKEKEIQSLKRLITELEFQLKVEQNNNKSLLDNMRKEIKHKSDELEELAQERTRLMHSLSQVQEENTLLQETVRRECEERYELTAALTQAREQVLQLRKLSGNLPLSPRSPAQGSVTSLRADYGHGSRPGRGRAVHPSGHVGVPRAVQAPAVRPCSVTLPALRGRDTTGRRRQRSQL; encoded by the exons aTGTCTCGGGATCAGACGGTGTGTAAATACTGCGGCGTCAGCTATTTGATACTTCATGAATTTAAggtgatggaagaaaaaataaaagcaatggaaaaggAGATCAAGTTTTATGAGGGAAGTATAGAACGGGAAAAAGGACTTCAGGAAGAATTGCAGTCTCTCTACCAAGACCTTGAACGCTGCCGAGCTGATGGGGAATCTAAAACAGAAAG aATAACAAGTCTAACAATggagttaaaaaacaaacaagatgaaCTAAAAAACGTGAAAGAAGATTTGCGGtatttccaggaagaaaaggaagctgcCCATAAGCAATCCCAGGTGCTCAG AAGTACATTGGAACACCATTGCTCAACTCTGAGCAGGGCTGTCTGTCTGTTTCCTTTCATCAGAAGAGAACTAGAAAGTATTAAAGAAGTTGTGTCCAGTAACCTAGAGAGCTGGGCTGCCCtgaaagaagacatttttcaaCAAATAAGAACTGTTAGCAAAGAAGCTTTGACAG aaataCCCAAACTGAATCAAAAGTTAGCAAAATCCCAGAGGGAAAATGAGTGCCTTCAGGAAAAGGTAAAACATCTGACTCTGGTGGCTGATACAGTTGAGCTGAAAAATCAACAGCTTCAAACTTCTCTTCAGCAAGTGAGTGAGCTACAAAGCAGATGCCATGAGCTACAGAAGGAAACATTAG ATTTAACTAATCAAGTAGAGACCGCTGAACACAAGCTGCAGAAGGTAACAGCTGAGATGGATCACTACAGGAAGCTGCTAAT gGTGAAGTCAGCAGAACTTGACGTGTGTCaaagtgaactgaaaaaaatgaaaaatgagaatggAATTTCTGAGTCAAG aCTTGCGAAAGAGctcaaggaaaaggaagaatctCTACTGATTTGCCAGCAAGTTTGCAAACGTTTGCAGGAAGAGGTGGctgagaaggagaggagagaaggagatcTGAGAAGAAGAGCCAGTCAGTCAGAAAGTGAACTGGAAACACTTAAAGCTCTTCTCACACAGACAGAGGAAGAAGTGGTGATGTTGAAGCAAGAAAG GGAGTTAATGCTGATTTCTCatcagaacagaacagaacagctgcaggaaaCATTAAGGCAGAAGATGCGGAATGAAGATAACTGGAGGGAGAAG GTGGAGATTGATCTGGCCAAAGGTGAAGCGCGGCACAAAGAAGCAATTCTCAAAGTCAAAGAAGAAGCCAGAGTAGAACTAGAcactgaaagacaaaagcagcaagaattAATCACAAAATATCAGAGAGATCATGAAGAGCTCCAGAAGAAG ATACCTGAATTAATATCCAGTGCCACCGACAGCTTACGGATGGAGGCAGAAATTCTTGAGAAGAAGCTACAAGATGTTCAAACCAAACTtgcaaagaaagatgaagagaaagaaaaagaaattcagagccTTAAAAGGCTGATTACTGAACTTGAATTTCAGCTGAAGGTGGAACAGAACAATAACAAATCATTACTGGATAAtatgaggaaagaaattaaacacaagTCAGATGAACTGGAAGAATTAGCCCAGGAGAGGACGCGGCTGATGCACAGTTTGAGTCAAGTGCAAGAGGAG aacaCTCTTCTCCAGGAAACGGTGCGCAGAGAGTGCGAGGAACGCTACGAGCTGACCGCGGCTTTGACTCAAGCCAGGGAACAAGTACTGCAACTCAGAAAGCTCAGTGGAAACTTGCCGTTATCGCCGCGTTCCCCGGCTCAGGGCAGCGTAACCTCCCTGCGAGCTGATTACGGACACGGCAGCCGCCCCGGCCGAGGGAGGGCCGTCCATCCCTCCGGGCACGTCGGTGTCCCCCGAGCTGTGCAGGCACCCGCTGTCAGACCCTGCAGTGTCACTTTGCCGGCTCTCAGAGGCCGGGACACCACGGGCAGGAGGCGGCAGCGGAGCCAGCTCTGA
- the LEKR1 gene encoding leucine-, glutamate- and lysine-rich protein 1 isoform X4, translated as MFQDGRMRVTRAGRSLRRSLGTTFGRKGSQKGMGSCPVLMSRDQTVCKYCGVSYLILHEFKVMEEKIKAMEKEIKFYEGSIEREKGLQEELQSLYQDLERCRADGESKTERITSLTMELKNKQDELKNVKEDLRYFQEEKEAAHKQSQVLRSTLEHHCSTLSRAVCLFPFIRRELESIKEVVSSNLESWAALKEDIFQQIRTVSKEALTEIPKLNQKLAKSQRENECLQEKVKHLTLVADTVELKNQQLQTSLQQVSELQSRCHELQKETLDLTNQVETAEHKLQKVTAEMDHYRKLLMVKSAELDVCQSELKKMKNENGISESRLAKELKEKEESLLICQQVCKRLQEEVAEKERREGDLRRRASQSESELETLKALLTQTEEEVVMLKQERELMLISHQNRTEQLQETLRQKMRNEDNWREKIPELISSATDSLRMEAEILEKKLQDVQTKLAKKDEEKEKEIQSLKRLITELEFQLKVEQNNNKSLLDNMRKEIKHKSDELEELAQERTRLMHSLSQVQEENTLLQETVRRECEERYELTAALTQAREQVLQLRKLSGNLPLSPRSPAQGSVTSLRADYGHGSRPGRGRAVHPSGHVGVPRAVQAPAVRPCSVTLPALRGRDTTGRRRQRSQL; from the exons aTGTCTCGGGATCAGACGGTGTGTAAATACTGCGGCGTCAGCTATTTGATACTTCATGAATTTAAggtgatggaagaaaaaataaaagcaatggaaaaggAGATCAAGTTTTATGAGGGAAGTATAGAACGGGAAAAAGGACTTCAGGAAGAATTGCAGTCTCTCTACCAAGACCTTGAACGCTGCCGAGCTGATGGGGAATCTAAAACAGAAAG aATAACAAGTCTAACAATggagttaaaaaacaaacaagatgaaCTAAAAAACGTGAAAGAAGATTTGCGGtatttccaggaagaaaaggaagctgcCCATAAGCAATCCCAGGTGCTCAG AAGTACATTGGAACACCATTGCTCAACTCTGAGCAGGGCTGTCTGTCTGTTTCCTTTCATCAGAAGAGAACTAGAAAGTATTAAAGAAGTTGTGTCCAGTAACCTAGAGAGCTGGGCTGCCCtgaaagaagacatttttcaaCAAATAAGAACTGTTAGCAAAGAAGCTTTGACAG aaataCCCAAACTGAATCAAAAGTTAGCAAAATCCCAGAGGGAAAATGAGTGCCTTCAGGAAAAGGTAAAACATCTGACTCTGGTGGCTGATACAGTTGAGCTGAAAAATCAACAGCTTCAAACTTCTCTTCAGCAAGTGAGTGAGCTACAAAGCAGATGCCATGAGCTACAGAAGGAAACATTAG ATTTAACTAATCAAGTAGAGACCGCTGAACACAAGCTGCAGAAGGTAACAGCTGAGATGGATCACTACAGGAAGCTGCTAAT gGTGAAGTCAGCAGAACTTGACGTGTGTCaaagtgaactgaaaaaaatgaaaaatgagaatggAATTTCTGAGTCAAG aCTTGCGAAAGAGctcaaggaaaaggaagaatctCTACTGATTTGCCAGCAAGTTTGCAAACGTTTGCAGGAAGAGGTGGctgagaaggagaggagagaaggagatcTGAGAAGAAGAGCCAGTCAGTCAGAAAGTGAACTGGAAACACTTAAAGCTCTTCTCACACAGACAGAGGAAGAAGTGGTGATGTTGAAGCAAGAAAG GGAGTTAATGCTGATTTCTCatcagaacagaacagaacagctgcaggaaaCATTAAGGCAGAAGATGCGGAATGAAGATAACTGGAGGGAGAAG ATACCTGAATTAATATCCAGTGCCACCGACAGCTTACGGATGGAGGCAGAAATTCTTGAGAAGAAGCTACAAGATGTTCAAACCAAACTtgcaaagaaagatgaagagaaagaaaaagaaattcagagccTTAAAAGGCTGATTACTGAACTTGAATTTCAGCTGAAGGTGGAACAGAACAATAACAAATCATTACTGGATAAtatgaggaaagaaattaaacacaagTCAGATGAACTGGAAGAATTAGCCCAGGAGAGGACGCGGCTGATGCACAGTTTGAGTCAAGTGCAAGAGGAG aacaCTCTTCTCCAGGAAACGGTGCGCAGAGAGTGCGAGGAACGCTACGAGCTGACCGCGGCTTTGACTCAAGCCAGGGAACAAGTACTGCAACTCAGAAAGCTCAGTGGAAACTTGCCGTTATCGCCGCGTTCCCCGGCTCAGGGCAGCGTAACCTCCCTGCGAGCTGATTACGGACACGGCAGCCGCCCCGGCCGAGGGAGGGCCGTCCATCCCTCCGGGCACGTCGGTGTCCCCCGAGCTGTGCAGGCACCCGCTGTCAGACCCTGCAGTGTCACTTTGCCGGCTCTCAGAGGCCGGGACACCACGGGCAGGAGGCGGCAGCGGAGCCAGCTCTGA